The Alkalihalophilus pseudofirmus nucleotide sequence AACTCTATAAGAGGCCATGGCAAGTTCCGGACCAACTCCCATCACTCGACCATTAGCTGCAATCGTACCAGCCACATGCGTTCCATGCATGCCAGAGTAGGAGTTGTCTGCTGTTCCTGGAACGAATGATTTTGCAAATAATAGATTTTCCTTAAGGTCAGGGTGAGTCGTATCAACTCCAGAATCAATAACCCCTACTAAGACATCGTGGTTACCAGCATTCAATTTCCATGATTCTCCGTTATTAGTTACGCGTTTAATATCCCATTGGTACTCCTCATACAAATCAGCTTCACTCGCATTGACTCTCAATTGATTTAATTCATACGCTCGCTCTAGTTCAACTTCTGGGGATCGCAGTTCTACATCCTCTGCAACAGCTGCAATTCCACCGTGATGTTGAGCCCATGCTTTAAATTCAGGATTTGAAGTGCTCACATTGATTACTCCTATTTGCGGGACTTCCTGTAAAATATCTACTCCTAAATCAGCCATCTCTTCCACAATAGCCTTTGGAATTGTTTGTTGTGAGAATGTAATAATATAGTCTGTTTTTTCCTCAGCCAAGACTCCTGAGCCACCAAAAGCCAATAACCCTGTTAATGTTAATCCTGCAATCCATTTTTTCATCGTATTCCTCCTCGTATGTTTTTACCGCCTTTTAAATGTTCGGTTCTCTAAGTAATTTCCCTTCATCCACTTGTAAGATATTTGAAAATGAGTAATAAGCCCTTTAAATTTCATTAGTTCTTTATTACTTGAGTCATTTTAGCTAGTGATAGATTTAATATTGCAGTTAAAATATTATCAATAAAGAGTCCAAGAATGTTAAAGTTATTAGTTCAATGAACAGCATGAAGAGCAATCTAATTACGAAGTAAGAGAATATGAAATACAGTAACAAAAAAAGGCGACCGCATTTGGTCGCCTTTCTTTTTTTATGGAGCATAGCGGGCTCGAACCGCTGACCTCTTCGCTGCCAGCGAAGCGCTCTCCCAGCTGAGCTAATGCCCCGTATGTAAGGTACTTGTTTTTATTATAGCAACTTTTTCTTTAATAGCAATCAATAATTTACATAGAAAAAGAGGATTATTTTAGTTAGAAGTTGGCAATGTGAGTAAGAGCATCATGATTTTGGAGGTGACACTTTCATGTTCACACTATCTGACATCCCAATTTTACTTGTCTCTTTGTTCATTCTCCTCCCGCTGATTACTGTCATACACCAAGCCGGTCATGTATTTTTCGTCTGGCTTTTCGGTGGAAAAGTTACATTCGTTATAGGTGCCGGTAAAAAAATATTTTCTTTTGGCTCCATAGAAATTAGAAGAATTTATTTCTGGCATTCTTTTTTTCAATTCGAAGAACTTAAACATGATACGACATTCAGCCATTTGTTAGTATTTATTGGTGGCTCTTTGTTTAACTTCATAAGCATTCTCATCGTTAACGGCTTAATTTTAATGGACATTCTTGCACCACATATCTTCTTCTATAATTTTGTTTACTTTTCAATATACTATATTTTCTTCGCCTTATTTCCGGCTAGATATTCAGAAGACCACCCTAGTGATATGATGGCGATATACGATTTGTTGAAATATGGTAAAAGATGCGATCCTTTAGACTAAAAATGTCAAAATTAGAATTTTATAGAATAAATATGTTTGAAAAATTTCTAACTTTGGTAAACAGGGAGTGTAACATCACTAAAATTTTTTAGGAGGATGATTTACATGGCTACAAACAATAACAATAATAATAACAACAATAACGGTAACACGATGAGTCGAGAGGAAGCAGGCCGTATGGGTGGAGAGAAAGTGAAACAAGAATACGGTAAAGAACATTTCCAAGAGATCGGTCAAAAGGGTGGAGAAAATTCAAATAACCAAAACTCCACATCATCAAATAATAGCAACAGCAATAACAATAACAGCACCACATCAAACAGCAATAACAGCAATAACAGCAATAACAATAGCAACAGCAACAATAACAATAGCAACAGCGGCAATAGCAATAGCAATAGCAATAGCAATAGCAATAGCAATAACAATAGCAACAACAGCAACAACAGCAACAACAGCAACAACAGCAACAACAGCAACAGCGGCAATAGCAATAGCAATAACAGCAATAGCAATAGCAACGGCAATAACAACAGCAACAGCAACAGCAACAGCAACAGCAACAGCAACAACAACAGCAACAGCAACAACAGCAACAACAGCCAGAATATGAGTTATGAAGAAGCTGGCCGTAAAGGTGGAGAAAAAGTTAAGCAAGAGTATGGTTCTGATCACTTCGCTGAAATCGGCAAAAAAGGCGGCCAACGTTCCAGTTAAGTAATTGGTCAGCTCGCATAGAAGCTAAAAAAGGAGTATTTCTAATGAGAAATACTCCTTTTTGTATGTTAAAAGATTAAATCTAACAGCCACCAGCCTAGTGCCCCAACTATGCCAACCACGAGAGAACTTATGACATTTTCTAACGTGAGTTTCTTGTGCTTTGTGACATCGAAGACAAGCCAGCCACAAAATATAGCAAATCCAAAAATAACAGCAGTTACCATATGTCCCTCTCCTCTTCATACATTCCACATTCATCTTAGCAGAGATACGATTGCTAGGACAAGAGAGTGGTTATACTGGTTACTATTAATTAAAAAGGGATCGGTGGTTGTCGACCATGTTAGAGTTAGTTGTATTACGTGCTCTTGTAGGACGTATTCCGCTTGTCGCTCGATTAATATCCATCGTTTTCATTTTAGCCACTACGATTGGATTAATTATTCATTTTATCGAACCTGATGTGTTCCCTACTTGGTTTGATGCCGTATGGTGGGCGCTAGTCACTGTCTCTACAGTAGGCTACGGGGACTTTGTACCAGTAACAACAATCGGACGTGTTTTAGGAATTATTTTAATTTTTTCAGGAGTGGGGTTTATGACTCTGTTTGTCACCTCACTTGCCGCTAAAACGATCTCGACTGTAAACGCTTTTCGTGAAGGGATGTTAACATTTATGGGTGATGGGCACGTTATTATTATCGGATGGAACGAACGGAGCAGGCACGCAATTGAAAATTTGCAAAAAGTAAAACCTAAATCATCAATCGTATTAATTGATGATACGTTGCAGGAGCTGCCTCAAGGATTAAGACATATTCATTTTGTCAGAGGAAACAGCAGTGAGGATGCTACATTAAAACAGGCAAACATAGGGCTCGCAAGCAGCGTGCTTATTACTGCGCAGCATCAAGGAAGTGAGTTTTCATCGGATGCTCATTCAATTTTATCCACATTGGCTGTCAAATCTCAGCATCCAGAAGTGTATACGATTGTGGAAGTGTTAACAACTGAACAAATTGCTAACGCTAAAAGGGCTGGCGCGGATGAAATTGTGGAATCTACTACGTTGACAGGTTCAGTTCTGATAAACAGTCTGTTATACCATCACATGAGTGACGTACTAGACGACTTATTAACTTTTAATGAAAGAACTCAATTAACATTCAGCCCCATCGTGGAAGAACATGTAAAAAAAACGTTTGCTGCTTTGTTAATCGAATTATACAACGGAGGAGATTTATTAATTGGAGTAAAACGTTCTGAGGAAGTTTTACTCCATCCGCCTCATGACACAGTGATACAGCAAGGTGATTTATTAATATTAATTAACAGGCTCCATGCTAGTACAATAAAGTAAGTTCAAGCTCTTGAACTAAGCTCCTTGCAACAGTCATGTATTTATTGTCTACTTTAGCGTCTTTATCTACTGGTTCTTGAAATTGGTTAAAGACGCTGTTGTATGTCATCGGAATCAACCCATTTAGAGGATCTGTATTATCATCAAGTCCTTTTTGAAATTTATGACTTAAAAGAAATGGCTGCCCTAATGAAACACTTACCCCTCTTTCCCCTAGCTCTCCGTCAACCGGCTTAAAAGGCAGCCGCAAAAATGTATACCCTACCTCTTCATCAATTTTATAATCAAAATATCCTTGATCATAATCCCAGCCGCCTCCTATAACATAGCCAAGCGGTTTCAGTTTTTCTTCTAATACTTGAAGTTTAAATTCTTTACCTTCTACAGCAGATTGTAAAGCAATCATTCACCCCACCCTTTCTTATAAATAATGTACACCTAGTATGTGCTTTGACCGAAAGAAAAATGAGCAAACAAAAAAGATCACGCAAAAGCGTGATCTCAACTATCTTTATTTAAGGCGTTTTTCTAGCTCAGCTTTTTCTTTTTCAAAGCCTGGCTTCCCAAGAAGAGCGAACATGTTCTTCTTATATGCTTCTACTCCTGGCTGGTCAAACGGGTTGACCCCAAGTAAGTAGCCGCTGATGCCGCATGCTTTTTCAAAGAAATAAATTAAATAACCGAAATGGTATTCGTTTAGTTCTGGGATATTGATAATTAAGTTTGGCACTCCGCCATCAGTATGAGCAAGCATTGTCCCTTCAAAGGCTTTCTTGTTCACAAAATCCATCGTTTCGCCTGCAAGGTAGTTCAAGCCATCAAGATCATTATCAGCTTCCTCAATCTTAATCTCTTCCCGTACCTTCCCTACATTCAATACTGTTTCAAATAAGTCACGACGGCCGTCTTGGACATATTGCCCCATTGAGTGCAGGTCTGTTGAAAAGTCAACAGAAGCAGGGAAAATTCCTTTTCCGTCTTTTCCTTCACTTTCTCCGTAAAGCTGCTTCCACCATTCTGATACATAGTGAAGAGATGGTTCATAATTCACCATCAGTTCAATCGTTTTTCCTTTGTTGTAAAACGCATTACGTACAGCAGCATATTGATATGCTTGATTTTCTTTAAGGTCTGGATTAGAAAGATCAGCACTTGCATCAGCAGCACCTTTCATCAGTGCTTCAATATCAAGACCACTCACAGCAATTGGCAGAAGTCCTACTGCAGTAAGTACAGAGAAACGCCCCCCAACATCGTCAGGAATGATAAAGGACTCATATCCCTCTTCATTTGCAAGAGTTTTTAGAGCACCTTTTTCACGGTCAGTTGTTGCATAAATACGACGACGCGCTTCTTCTTGTCCGTATTTCTTTTCTAAAAATTCACGAAAAATACGGAAAGCAATAGCTGGCTCTGTCGTTGTCCCTGATTTTGAAATAACATTCACAGACACATCTTTATCTTCAAGCAAAGCAAATAAATCTTTTACATACGTTGAAGAAATATTGTTTCCAACAAAGAATACTTGCGGCGCTTTACGTTCTTCTTTTGACAATACATTATAAAAAGAATGATTCAATGCTTCAATCGTTGCACGTGCTCCTAGGTATGAGCCCCCAATTCCAACGACAAGAAGTACGTCGGAATCATTTTTAATTTTTCCAGCCGCTGCTTGAATGCGTGAAAATTCCTCACGATCGTACGCTGTTGGCAGGTCAATCCAACCTAAAAAATCATTTCCTGCACCTGTTCCGTTATGTAGAGCTTCATGTGCTGCAGTTACAGCATCTTGCATGTTATCAATTTCATGTTGTCCAAAAAAAGACAGTGCTTTTGAATAATCGAATTGAATTTTTTCCATGAAGGTGATGCCTCCTTAATCATTTACGTTCATATCACTATTCACTTTAACCGAATGCCTGTATAAGAATCAAGTTCATCTGACAATGTAAGCGGAACCAGTGGAAAATTAATTAATACTTAAAGAAAAAAGACTTGGAAAGAAGAATGTTAAAGTGGAATTTAGGAAGCACACCGCTCCAAAAATATACTTCGCTTTCCGTGGGAAGCTGGTGAGCCTCCTCGAGCTTCGCCCTGCGGGGTCTCACCGTTGCTTTGGATCCCACTGGAGTCTACGTATATTTCTTCCGCTAAGGAATTGCTTCGTTCAAAAAACCCCTTAAATACAATCTTCAGTCCAAGTCTATCTTCACCTTATAGTGCTTCTGTTAAAATCTTTTTCACATCGTCTTTATTTAATTTTCTAAAGTTGCCGAATTCGCCGTTTTCAGCTGCAATTCCAGCCATGCGTTCAATTTGTGATTCGTCGATATCATAATCAGCTAAGCGGTTTGGTGCACCAAGCTCCGTCCAGAAAGCTGATAATTTATCAATTCCTTCAAGTGCAATTTCACGATCAGTTTTGCCTTCTGGATCAACTCCGAGTACTCTAGTCGCAAGCTGTACATGCCGCTCGATTCTCTCCTCAAGACTATTGCGCATCCAGTGAGGGAAAATAATCGCCAATCCTCCTGCATGCGGGATATCATACACTGCCGACACAGCATGTTCAATATTATGTGTCGCCCAGTCTCCTCTTAGCCCCATTTGAGTAATGCCGTTTAGAGCCATCGTTCCACAGTAAAGAATTGTTTCGCGGTGTTCAATATTATTAAGGTCAGATAGCAGCTTCGGCGCTGTTTCCATCACTGTTAATAAAATTGACTCCATAATACGATCTTGAAGCTGTGTATTCTCAGCATGATGGAAATACGCTTCAATTACATGACTCATCATATCAACCATGCCATAGATCGTTTGGTCTTCTGGGACAGATAATGTATTTTTCGGATCTAAAATAGAGAATGCTGGGAATGAAAACGGACTTCCCCAGCCGACTTTCTGGCTAGTTTCCCAATTCGTAATAACGGACCCTGCATTCATTTCTGAACCAGTCGCAGCAAGAGTTAAAATGGTTCCAAAAGGAAGTGCTGAACTTGGCGTATCTTTTTTCGTGATGACATCCCAGATATCTCCCTCGTACTTTGCACCGACAGCGATCGCCTTTGTTGCATCAATAACACTTCCGCCACCTACAGCTAAAATAAACTCGATATCATGTTCACGGCACAGCTCAATTCCTTTTCGAACCGTCGTTAAACGCGGGTTGGGTTCAACACCTGCAAGTTCCGTCACTTCGGCATTGATCTCACTTAATTGACTGATGACGTGATCGTACAAACCGTTTCGTTTAATACTGCCTCCGCCATAAACCACTAATACTTTCTTGCCATAACGCTTTACTTCATTGGCTAATTCTTCATTCTGGCCTTTACCGAAAACTAATTTAGTTGGATTTTTAAAAACAAATGGATTCATATGTATTCCTCCTTGATAGGGATTTACCTATTATTATCAACAAATACCGTGACATATGTAAAGGAAACAGACTTCAAATCCCAGTTCCCATAAATTAACACTGTCTCCTAACAATAGGCAACGGTATAAGTGAATAATTGTCCACTGACATCCTCATTCTAAAAGGGAAGCACACCCTCACATCGATGGTTGTGCAAATCCTTAATAGCAGGAGGTGAATGGTGTGAGTGGTATTCAACGTACAGCGCTTGTTTTAGCGATTATCGGCGCAATTAACTGGGGGCTGATCGGATTTTTCCGTTTTGACCTTGTCGCGGCAATCTTTGGCGGACAAGCTGCAGGCCTATCTCGTTTAATTTACGCGCTTGTTGGTCTAGCTGGTCTTTATTGTATTTCAATTCTGTTCAAGCCTGATGAGGAACTTGAACGCGTACCAGAAACAGAACGATAAAAATGGCTTAAGCATCTCAAATCTTGATTTGAGGTGCTTCTTTTAATTCCTACGCCTCACTATATTCTCCAATAGATGATGCTTTCCTCCCCATATATAAAATAAAAAAGCATCCAGTATAACCGGATGCTTCGGTGGCAAGAATTACTTCTTAGCGCGCTTGTTAAGATCAGCTTGAATTTCGTTAGATTGCTTTAACCATTCTTTAAGCTTATCTTCAAGTGTGTTGAAACCTTGTTGAGGTTTGTTTTGTTGTTGAGGCTTACGTCCGC carries:
- a CDS encoding iron-containing alcohol dehydrogenase; its protein translation is MNPFVFKNPTKLVFGKGQNEELANEVKRYGKKVLVVYGGGSIKRNGLYDHVISQLSEINAEVTELAGVEPNPRLTTVRKGIELCREHDIEFILAVGGGSVIDATKAIAVGAKYEGDIWDVITKKDTPSSALPFGTILTLAATGSEMNAGSVITNWETSQKVGWGSPFSFPAFSILDPKNTLSVPEDQTIYGMVDMMSHVIEAYFHHAENTQLQDRIMESILLTVMETAPKLLSDLNNIEHRETILYCGTMALNGITQMGLRGDWATHNIEHAVSAVYDIPHAGGLAIIFPHWMRNSLEERIERHVQLATRVLGVDPEGKTDREIALEGIDKLSAFWTELGAPNRLADYDIDESQIERMAGIAAENGEFGNFRKLNKDDVKKILTEAL
- a CDS encoding YugN-like family protein, producing MIALQSAVEGKEFKLQVLEEKLKPLGYVIGGGWDYDQGYFDYKIDEEVGYTFLRLPFKPVDGELGERGVSVSLGQPFLLSHKFQKGLDDNTDPLNGLIPMTYNSVFNQFQEPVDKDAKVDNKYMTVARSLVQELELTLLY
- a CDS encoding DUF378 domain-containing protein, with the protein product MSGIQRTALVLAIIGAINWGLIGFFRFDLVAAIFGGQAAGLSRLIYALVGLAGLYCISILFKPDEELERVPETER
- a CDS encoding glucose-6-phosphate isomerase, with amino-acid sequence MEKIQFDYSKALSFFGQHEIDNMQDAVTAAHEALHNGTGAGNDFLGWIDLPTAYDREEFSRIQAAAGKIKNDSDVLLVVGIGGSYLGARATIEALNHSFYNVLSKEERKAPQVFFVGNNISSTYVKDLFALLEDKDVSVNVISKSGTTTEPAIAFRIFREFLEKKYGQEEARRRIYATTDREKGALKTLANEEGYESFIIPDDVGGRFSVLTAVGLLPIAVSGLDIEALMKGAADASADLSNPDLKENQAYQYAAVRNAFYNKGKTIELMVNYEPSLHYVSEWWKQLYGESEGKDGKGIFPASVDFSTDLHSMGQYVQDGRRDLFETVLNVGKVREEIKIEEADNDLDGLNYLAGETMDFVNKKAFEGTMLAHTDGGVPNLIINIPELNEYHFGYLIYFFEKACGISGYLLGVNPFDQPGVEAYKKNMFALLGKPGFEKEKAELEKRLK
- a CDS encoding S8 family serine peptidase; protein product: MKKWIAGLTLTGLLAFGGSGVLAEEKTDYIITFSQQTIPKAIVEEMADLGVDILQEVPQIGVINVSTSNPEFKAWAQHHGGIAAVAEDVELRSPEVELERAYELNQLRVNASEADLYEEYQWDIKRVTNNGESWKLNAGNHDVLVGVIDSGVDTTHPDLKENLLFAKSFVPGTADNSYSGMHGTHVAGTIAANGRVMGVGPELAMASYRVSNWTSILAGITTAADDGVDIANLSLGTYSMMNNEQQRTLHLSASRAVRYAQSKDMMIVGANGNDAIDLGKKMYTIPGEGAQWSGPLHDTFSDIPWVISVSSSTIHDELAYYSNYGNVDLAGPGGDTEARAFSTVPGGYGYAIGTSMAAPKVAASLALVKAENPELTPAQIRTLLQQTADFGTGKSRQHFGHGIVNVYEALKN
- a CDS encoding potassium channel family protein, whose translation is MLELVVLRALVGRIPLVARLISIVFILATTIGLIIHFIEPDVFPTWFDAVWWALVTVSTVGYGDFVPVTTIGRVLGIILIFSGVGFMTLFVTSLAAKTISTVNAFREGMLTFMGDGHVIIIGWNERSRHAIENLQKVKPKSSIVLIDDTLQELPQGLRHIHFVRGNSSEDATLKQANIGLASSVLITAQHQGSEFSSDAHSILSTLAVKSQHPEVYTIVEVLTTEQIANAKRAGADEIVESTTLTGSVLINSLLYHHMSDVLDDLLTFNERTQLTFSPIVEEHVKKTFAALLIELYNGGDLLIGVKRSEEVLLHPPHDTVIQQGDLLILINRLHASTIK